ccgtctcgtcccacaagtgatttggtctctccctctcttgcctccatccatatggtctctcaaacatccgcccttgcctgaataccttttaaatagcagattttcaccaacagcaTGCAGCAACTaacacacactgctcatgctggccccgcagcttttcctctgatgcaacttcctgtttccgcataggcgggaatacatcagagggaaggctgcgggaccggtgcgaacagtatgtatcagtcgctgcttgctgcaggcaaagatctgctatttaaaaggtatgcaggagggacagttgggagttttcgactggtggggggcttgggaatccctgccagccacattatagatgtgttgctactgggtgggcctgaacccaaagtggatgggcctgggcccacccgagctcacccttggctacgccactgggtggacaGGAACAAGAAGCAGAACTTACCTGCAGAGTGGAACCAAAGAATAGAgccttgtcttttttttctctgcacaCAAGGGAGGGAGGAGTAGACATACCCAGAAGGCAAAGGGGCAGAGGTCAGACCAATGAGACAAGACAAGCAATAAAGGATTGAAGCAGATCTAGGCAGGACTGTCCCAGAGAGGCGGGAAAGGATCACATGCAAGGGGTCCACCTATAAAAATTCAGAATTGTAACTAGCAGGACAGGAAGTAActgccattttctgtatttactgAAAATACAATATGAACAATAAAATGCGGAGGCACAACAATTTGTAGCTTGGCATGCGTTAAATCAATTTTGTGTGCACTAAATAttttaaggtgtgctaacaaactaacccccccccccccccccggtttacaaagcccactttgaatgggttgtgtcagcattgccacgtggccttgtaaaaggggggaggggagtaaatGTGCACTAATGAAGGCATATCGTGAATTAcctttatcatcatcatttatATAGTGCATATGAAGCTTACAATCTGATCATGACATGCAAACAAACGATTTTGTATTAAAACAGCAAAACCTTGACTACTGGGTTAATGACGGGGTTGATTAAGAAAAAGGGAACTCTTAATTGAGGAAAGATGCGAAGAATGAGACATTTCCTACTGGGAACCAAATTTTTATGCTATTGTAACAATCAACTGTCCCACACACGGTGATGTCACTTCTGTTGGGTTAGCACTATGATGTCATTTGTATGGGACCATGTTGTCCTACTGGAGAAACTGAAGATGTGACGGTGTCATTTTCTCATTTAAGTTTCAGaattaaaagtgaattttaaaattATTCTGTGGAAGCTGTAGCTTACAGAAATCTATCCTGAGAAAACTTCTCAGCTCAAATTTATGATGTAGCAAGTTCCAAAAGGGCATGTCTGTCCCAACCTTTGAAAGCTATAATTAAAGTCACTTTAAATCTATCCTTCAATTCACAGCAGAGTTGCTCAGTCTTAAAGCTgcaatctgactgaaaataatttgTAATTCAGCTTTGGTTTGACCTGGTGGCTATCTCCTTCTGCTTCTTAGGACTTCCATTCATTCAAAACCAGGGCTATGATCTGTCACCGTGAATCATCATTCACAACCACTTTGGCTCTTTTCCTCTGttttatatccccccccccccccccccccacacctccccaCTTACTTCTGCCGCTCATTACAATGACCGTGCTTGACTGGGAGCCCTCTGGTGCCCTGCAATCATGGATGctaaatccagccactaggtgcCACTGTTGCAAGATGGCAGAGATTCATTCACCTACTAGAgactgtgagagcctgcttctgCAGCACCCCAAGTCCAAGCTGACCGGGGAGCAGAAGACCTGGCTCTGGTCCCTCTACagggcagtgcacagcactgccacCAATTCACTCTGcacttcagtggcgtagccacaggtgggtttgggtgggccagggcccacccatttatggctcaggcccacccaacagtagcacatgtttagtggtaactggtaggaatcccaagctccgccagctgaagattttcctcTGATGGTAACAGAAACGCTACTCTTcttgacaccggcacctgcgcatgctcagttttcagtgcatgcctgctgccaaggtggaaagcagtgttttcccaccagctgagataattcttgcctaggcccacccaaaatctgttgtctggctacgcccctgctgcacttCAAGGCTAGGTGGAGATTTGCAGCTTTTACTGACTCAACATGAAAAGTAGCTAAAATATGTCACTATACACAAATTTCTAAGCCCACAGAGATCATTTGTGTGATCCTGTGAGCTCACaaaaaacatcctatataataaaacgcacctccaacattctgaagccgagaaagtaaagcgttcctgcaacgttccggaactacatgtcgtcaattgaggagatgtaGCCTTACAGaccgcacgaatgcttcaaggcttgaaggcttcactctctcacacacacactctctcacacacacacacacacacactgtctttctctcattctctctcacacactccatctcaaacatacacactctgaggaaaggggggcatggaacacagagggaagggggggccaagaactcagaggggaggagagagaggagggagagagagagggaggagggcctgcacttcggagccccccccccacacacactcactgtctcacacacacactctctctctctgacacaaacacacacactgtctctctctctcactcacacacacactcagaggaaaaccttgctagcgcccgtttcatttgtgtcagaaacgggcctgttttactagtatttacatAATTTTTAAGAAGCCATCACAGCCTGTGGATCCCAGTGGAATTATTACCATTTTTACATTCAAACTAGTTTAAAATCTCTAAGTTCGACGCATCTTCACAGGGCTAGGTATTGCTATATTAGCCTTTCCATGGGAAGCTATGCAAATGGGAGAGTTAAAAACAAATCTAAaaagctataataatttttgtgCATGACCTTTCAGGTTCTAATTTGATCTtctatttattatttctttttaaatacCAGATTGCAGTGACGCTATTTCCCAGGTAACTGCTATGAAAATCCTAAAACGATTCGGCAGCACTTCCGGTCTTTGGACAAAAGATCCCCTGGCAACCTCGGATAAAATTTACATTTTTGACGGAACTGGGAACGACACAGTGTACGTGTACCCGAGGATGAGAGATTTCACATTGGCCTCCACTCGTAAAGCGGCTAGGGTCAAGTTGCCTTACCCTTGGATAGGCACTGGACATGTGGTTTATGGTGGGCATTTGTACTACATCAGACAGCAGAATGAATTCCAGGTCATTAAGTTTGACTTGAGCAACAAGACGGTGGTTGACAGTGCTGTATTTCCAGTGGAACAGCAAGTCCCGGTTTATGGTCTCTCCTCGTTCAACTACATTGACATTGCTGCCGACGAAGAAGGCTTGTGGGCTATCTACGCCACAAAAGAAAACGAGAAGAACATTTGCCTGGCCAAAATTGATCCCTTGACTCTTGGAATTGAGCAGATGTGGGACACCCCCTGCCCCATTGAGAACGCAGAGACTGCGTTTGTCGTCTGTGGTGCTGTCTATGTGGTGTACAACGCAAAGCTCCCCAGTCGCTCCCGAGTTCAGTGCATCTTCGATGCCAGTGGCACCATGCCCGGCGAAGATCTCCCTCTGGTGTATTTCCCAAAGAGATACGGCGCTCACTCAAGCATGAAATATAATCCCAAAGAAAAGCAAATCTATGCATGGGATGATGGGTACCAGATCATTTACAAACTAGGGATGAAAGCAAAAGAGGAGTCGTAAAACAAAAACATGCTGATTTTCTGTTACATGACTTACATATCATTATATAGAATCCCGTGATTGCTTTTCTTGTTAatgggattgggggaggggaagaatgcaTAAGATGAGGTGTATATAAGATTCAGATGGCATTTAAttattacacttttttttttcagttcagtttGCTTAAACGCCAGAAATATAAAGCACTTCAAAGTTGCCTAGATTCAGTCATCAGAAGTGTTGGCCTGAACCTTAATTTTACTGTTCAGCTTTTCTCATGCCCAGATTACCAGAAAGTTCCAGATCACTCGGAACAGACTGAGCTAGTCCTAGTTTACACCAGCCCTGGCATCCAAGATGCATCTACAAGATGCCGTGCTGCTAAGCCAAGACTGGTTCAGCCTGTCTCTGATGACTTGCAACCGTCGGTGGACCCTATGAGAAGCCACTACGACTATGATCTTCATATTTAAATAGTATTTTCCATTAAGGTTGCCAGTTGGTTCCTATTTTATTTCAAGACAAGTTGATCTAGGCCCACTGTATGCATGGAGTTGTAGTTCTGAGCCCCCTAATCAGGATCTACCCAAACGTATGCAATAGGAGGAGGTGGGAAGCAGAAGTGGATCGTTCCACCCTTGAACAAAAGGATCTGACTGGCAGCTCTCCTTAAGGAAACAGTAGCAGTTGAGATGAGATGCTTATAAGAGAGATTTCACTCATAAGTGATTTGAGAAACTGCAGGAAGGCAACAGGTTGCAGTAATGGGTGAATTTGTAAGGTTTTTTTCAGTCAGCTGGCAGGAGAAAGATTTGATAAACCAGGCTCAACCTGTCTTTGGAGAAatagaaaaaagacaaaaaagattCCAGAAATTGGAGGGCTAGAGGAGGAATTTAAAAGGGAATCAAGATTGGATTATCCTCTCACTGTTGGGCTCCCTGGACTGTGGTATTGGTAGCTCTTTATGAAACATGCCTAGGACACATTAATGGTTTTCCGGAaaatagataaatctctcttccaATGGTTTTGTCTTAACTTCCGTAAGCACTGAAGATACTCATTATGTATGTAATAGTGACACAagtgttcattttttttcccacccTTCAGAGTTCACAATTAAATTGCCCTTTTCCTTGGCTAATTAATTAGATATTGTCGGTACTTTCTATCATCAAATGTTCAGTATAAAATGTAACTGAATCTCTTTGGGAATACTGTTCAGGATTTCCTGTACAGATGACACCTTCCTCCTGCTTTTAGATccatttagttaaaaaaaaaaccctaaaactaACGCTGCTGACATCACAGGCTGTTCACCAATCAACAGCAACTACAACTTGAGCtgctcatcagtgatgtcatgacacagccccgcccccctccagtgggaaacaaatgcaaagaacgCTCCATAGTGGTAGACTCTAGTAAGTCAACACCTACAggaggtgatctctccacaggagaaacgaaagACAAATATACGAACAGTGAATCCAAAagaagtcctctcacaaatgatgtttcccaaacaaggtctttatttaaatcaataaaaCGACTCTAATAagatacagtttaaaaaaaaaaaatctccatcaTTCATTGGTTTTCGCAGAAATGAGTGTTGAgtcaaaatatacatttatttattattttatttattgcatttgtatcccacattttcccacctatttgcaggctcaatgtggcttacatagtaccttggtgatgatcgccaattccggtatgacagatacagagtgatattgtagTAAGGTTCGTGTGTGACAGACATCTTggggaataaggaggaagggttgtTATGTCCAGTTCGAgaattagttttgttgtgttgcagagtcgaGGCATTTAAGCtgggtcattagggtatgcctttttgaacaagttagtttttagtgatttccagaagtttaataGATCATGGTATACATGTTTTCTTGAACGTAAGACTGGCCTGATGATcacgttaacttttttttttttaatagagcgTATGtgagaagaaaattatttttgaaaatcTGTCTCCTTTTGTGCTGTCATGCAGCATGTAATTAAGCTGtgaaatctgttgccagaggatgtggtcaaagtGACCCAAAGCGGACTTCATAAAAGATGTATTTCTAAAATCGCCAACTGAACGGTAGCCAATCGGTTAAAGTTAAATAACGATAAAACCAAGTTTCTTCTGGTTGGCCAAAATGGAACTATCCCACAAGATTATTCTTTTACAGTGAATGGTTTCCTCCTACAAGTTAGAACTCTCGTTAAAAATTCTAGGCATTTTACCATCAATCTGAACGTAACTTGGGAACTGCAGGCGAATGAGCTTGTAAAGAGATGTTTTTCGCCAATGCATAATTGTAGACGAGAAACTTTTTTACGCAAGATAAGTTCAGACTGATAGCTCAAGCCTTGATATCAACCaagctagactactgcaatgcaatgtaATTGGGATGTACTaaaagcttaggggcccttttactaagctgcagtataggGGTCCTGTGTTAGCGGCAGAGGCCCCTCTTACCACAGCAGGTGAAAAGACCAGAAAAAGAAGTGGCCATGCAATAAGTTTGCACATGCCACGtaaccatttggggggggggaggggggcacttaccaccacccattgagggtgGCGGTAAGacctcctgtgctaacctggtgataatcgggcagtgagcggcactgcctgattactgccagttaacccctgtgctagaaaatagacCTGATtctttgtagcaccagaaatggtgcacgctggggggtGGAGCTACCGCCGGAGCCCGCGTTAGGCCTCCCGTAGTTCTGGTTTGGCGTGCAGCAAGCCTGTTGGCAATATAAAACACAGCTATACAGCTCGTCTCAAAAAGTTTGATAGAGTATCGCCATTGTACGTCCAGCTTCACTGGTTGCCAATCGAGgcgcataagcaccgccatactgggaaaagaccaagggtccatcaagcccagcatcctgtctccgacagcggccaatccaggcttcaagaacccggcaaaacccaaagaaaaaaatatatatatttaataatgttcaatggatttttcttcaggaatctgtccaaaccccctttaaattccttaaggccagctgctgtcactacattctccagtaacgagttccagagtccgactacacgctgagtaaagaaaaactttctcctatttgttttaaatctaccatattctagcttcatcttgtgtctcctggttctattgtaagtgtaaacaaacgcttcacatctgtccgctctactccgctcattatcttgtaggtAAGGATAATCTTTAAAGTTTGTTTTGTATTCAAAATAATTCTGGGTGGGATTTGCTCCAGCGTCTTATGCTCTCATTGATTACAGTTTTAATTTCATGTCAGGATACAAGGAATTCTCTAAGACTCTCTTCCATCTATAAAGGTTTTTGttttaagcaggggcgtagccagacagcatattttgggtgggcctagtcaagaagtgggtgggcaccaactgttctcccccccccccccccccaatgtgatgaggccagtatcagcagcttaggaagcttagactgctgaagtggagagcagtgttttcagcaccatcaggggaaggtcttcagctggcggagcttgggatctccactagctagcactaaatgggtgggcctgagccctaagtggatgggccccggcccacccaggcccacctgtggctacgccactggttttaagATAACTTTTTCTGGTCTATTTTCCTATCAAGCTGCTAAGGCCTGGAACAGTCCACCAACATCTGTGATTGGTATTTCGTGCTATCCCCTCTTTCGTAACGCAATCAAAGCTTTTCTATTCAAGAAGTAGGTAATGTCATGTTAAACATTtattattttagttttgttttaaactTGTATATTCTCAGATGTTATGTTACTGGCTTGTCTCATGATAATCCGCTCTGAACTATATTTTGGTGTGAGCGGTAaagtaaaggaaaagtccataaaataatATTAACCAGTGTAGTCTGGGGAGAGCCATTGCTCATCTCTGGCAATGGGGACTAGATCTACTTTTTGGGGAtcctgcactgttccctctaagctgagtgggagtcctccagctacactcctaccagtggggggtgctgtttcactatcacattttcaagcgtgagggacaggcaagctgtgCAGGATTCTGGGAAACCTGCCTGTCCTTAGCAATTGAAATCACAATATTTGAAGCACCGCCACCCATTGGCAGCAATGTAGTTAGAGGACTCCACTCAATTTAGAGGAAACAGTTGGAGATAGGACGCTAAAGACTCAACTaccttttcttatgttcttatctctgTATGGCATTGGACAATGATCACATAAAGTGATATTCATTCACATCAACTCCAGTGACATTTAGCATGTCTTCTATTGCAAATTtatacacttaaaaaaaaaaacatttataagaTTTTAAGTCCACAAACTATTCTACGTCAATCTTTGTAGAAATTGAATATTTATAATAGTAGGAGGTACTAAGTgagggatgtggggggggggggggggggggggggggggggggggggggaggaggggagtgtAAGGGAACAGATTTTGGATTTATCTCAAACCTTTCCaaatagttcaaggcaagtttatattcaagtacagtagcTATACTCTAtcctcagagggcttacaatctaagtggaggagtggcctagtggttagggtggtggactttggtcctgagaaactgagttcaattcccacgtcaggcacaggcagctccttgtgactctgggcaagtcacttaaccctccactgccccatgtaagctgcaatgagcctgccatgagtgggaaagcgcggggtacaaatgtaacaaaaataaaatagatactattggagattctacatggaatgttgctactattggagattctacatggaatgttgtttctattccactagcaacattccatgtagaaggctgcgcaggcttctgtttctgtgagtctgacgtcctgcaggacgtcagactcacagaagcagaagcttgcgcggccacattggtgatctgcaagggccgacttcgctagtggaatagcaacattccatgtagaatctcaaatagtagcaacagtggaggagaggcctagtggttagggtggtggactctggtcctggggaactgagttcgattcccacttcaggcacaggcagctccttgtgactctgggcaagtcacttaaccctccattgccccatgtaagctgcattgagcctgccatgagtgggaaagtgcggggtacaaatgtaacaaaaaaaaaaaaaagtggatgactttctcaagatcacaaggagcaacagtgggatttgaacccggacAGCAACTTTCTTTCATGTGGTTTAACGTGAAAGGGGGTTTTACTTCCGTTTATGGCAATCGGAAACCCTTTGATAAATCAGGTTGATGTAGGCCATCTTTCTTGTACTCTTTATCAGCTTCACCATTATTTGATATACTTCCAATCAAGTAATATCTAGTATGGTAGGAAGAAAAGGAGAGACTCAAAAGGCGCTTAGGCTGCGTTATAAGATCAATATAATATCGGGCACACGGCCTACAGTGGATTAAGAAACTGAGGCACAAAAGGTGGGATGGGCATTGTCATAGcggttttttctagcgaaaaaggtgctggtactctcAGCGTTGTCAAATATACTCCAGACTGTCAAGTATTTATAGTCAAGTCCTGGTTCTCTTTctctccatcttccctcccttatacagtgtccccccccccccaagataggGAATGGGTGTAGGGAAACCAGGACGGGATTGTCATAGCCTCAGAATGATACTGAGGCATCGTGGGCAGCATTATGACATCATTCAGGGGATCCCACTACTAAGAATAGCTTGGAGGAAACAGAAGGAGCTCTTCTTGGAAACAGAGTCAAGAATTTGATCATGTAAAGCCATTACTCAAACAAAAGCATTGCCTACCTGTCTCCTTCTGAATCAATTACAAATTATTCCTCCTGGTTCACACAGGTCTCCTTCCATCTGCTGCAGAATACATTTCTAACTTACTCATTCCATGCGCCTCCCCTCGACCCCTGTGGTCCTCTCCACAAGCGcttcctcatctccttcctccctaTTAAAAGGCTCAATATTGCCCAAGCCGTGGCTTTTGCTTATGCTGGGCCTAAACTTTGGCCACAACAAAAAAgaagggtggagagggcccaatgtcaagagatcagtcaccacactcaagggtaagatgctccagaaaagcctttattaggacccaacacggtcagCAGTGCGATACACGAGGCGCCTGTCAAGGCTTCATGTGCTTTTTATTAATTGATCAGTAAATGCTCCATCAATCAATATATTACAGAACATCcattgattgacccctgaggaaggctgatacagccgaaacacggaccgtgttgggtcctaataaagg
The sequence above is a segment of the Microcaecilia unicolor chromosome 12, aMicUni1.1, whole genome shotgun sequence genome. Coding sequences within it:
- the OLFML3 gene encoding olfactomedin-like protein 3, yielding MQPQFLFMVVLSAFVSTGRGQQSLMEYMERRIVLLEERLTQWHDQSSRQSAELREFKNKVLTMLENIDKDKDAWRNEMENTNIRVERLEREVDYLETQNPAPPCVEVDEKLTELQLNKAQKKKKEKYEKLTDCSDAISQVTAMKILKRFGSTSGLWTKDPLATSDKIYIFDGTGNDTVYVYPRMRDFTLASTRKAARVKLPYPWIGTGHVVYGGHLYYIRQQNEFQVIKFDLSNKTVVDSAVFPVEQQVPVYGLSSFNYIDIAADEEGLWAIYATKENEKNICLAKIDPLTLGIEQMWDTPCPIENAETAFVVCGAVYVVYNAKLPSRSRVQCIFDASGTMPGEDLPLVYFPKRYGAHSSMKYNPKEKQIYAWDDGYQIIYKLGMKAKEES